One window of Paenibacillus albicereus genomic DNA carries:
- a CDS encoding C40 family peptidase: protein MRRLIQTGTALALFTAAGAGAAAPAGASLPSSSDSLYADAAAARVLAGMAGAGTPSPLSAEADAPLSERGTPPALGGAIADYALDYVGASYQYGGASPAGFDASGFLQYIYRFSAAEVQLPRTIAAQYGSGAAVGGQSLLLPGDAVFFRSGDSIAFAGIYIGNKEFVSATVDGVKRSSLASAYWQERYAGARRMTESHPVAGSGGSGTGSGSGTSSGAGTSSGSGSGSSNGLAGPDQTRDAMRETAYFASVSRFLDKAKPVLDASLFNRLEEKAELAFRHYEQGLYLEMLAAQEEIVDEVDALPADARSRIGIKSSELYGSSIPAGLYSVSTEGELSLKKESGYAVTLSQRAAAEQLWKQVRAAYPKAYLALVKELRLDVHRGGMSRVETLAKGSVRLVLDPSDLTPGALQKTRWALARELGKLVTQQGPGGSQLDHFGGASSALAGTGGLLGGAFAGPASGSSQWLYARKDSLLTAYYGKFWPTEVASAARAGKPMTTLYTKLFFRDASAYQAQEDIADAWAAFLLYDKPAKPADRRDEKMLFFYAKPELTAVRDQFRSGVGLSKSYPKTTTFADLIGPRTW from the coding sequence ATGCGACGTTTGATCCAGACCGGCACCGCCCTTGCCTTGTTCACAGCAGCAGGAGCTGGAGCCGCAGCCCCCGCGGGAGCCAGCCTCCCCTCCTCATCCGACAGCCTCTATGCCGATGCCGCCGCCGCGCGAGTTCTAGCCGGCATGGCAGGCGCTGGCACGCCCTCGCCTTTGTCCGCCGAAGCCGATGCCCCCCTGTCCGAACGAGGAACGCCTCCAGCGCTCGGCGGAGCGATCGCCGATTACGCGCTCGACTACGTCGGCGCCTCGTACCAGTACGGCGGCGCCTCGCCCGCCGGCTTCGACGCTTCCGGATTCCTGCAGTACATCTATCGCTTCTCCGCCGCCGAAGTCCAGCTCCCGCGCACGATCGCCGCCCAATACGGCAGCGGCGCCGCAGTCGGCGGGCAAAGCCTGCTGCTGCCCGGAGACGCCGTCTTCTTCCGCAGCGGGGATTCGATCGCATTCGCCGGCATCTACATCGGCAACAAGGAATTCGTCTCCGCCACGGTCGACGGCGTCAAGCGCTCCTCGCTCGCTTCGGCCTACTGGCAGGAGCGGTATGCCGGCGCGCGCCGGATGACGGAAAGCCATCCTGTTGCGGGAAGCGGGGGCTCGGGGACGGGCTCCGGATCGGGGACAAGCTCGGGCGCAGGGACGAGCTCCGGATCGGGCTCCGGCTCCAGCAACGGACTGGCCGGACCGGATCAGACGCGCGATGCGATGCGGGAGACCGCCTATTTCGCCTCCGTATCCCGCTTCCTGGACAAGGCCAAGCCGGTGCTGGACGCCTCCCTCTTCAACCGGCTGGAGGAAAAGGCGGAGCTGGCCTTCCGGCACTACGAGCAGGGGCTGTACCTGGAGATGCTTGCCGCGCAGGAAGAAATCGTCGACGAGGTCGACGCGCTTCCTGCCGACGCGCGCAGCCGGATCGGCATCAAGAGCAGCGAGCTGTACGGCTCCTCCATCCCTGCAGGCTTGTACTCGGTCTCGACGGAAGGCGAGCTGAGCTTGAAGAAAGAGAGCGGCTACGCCGTCACGCTCTCCCAGCGGGCGGCCGCAGAGCAGCTGTGGAAGCAGGTTCGGGCCGCTTATCCGAAGGCGTATCTCGCTCTCGTCAAGGAGCTGCGCCTGGATGTCCATCGCGGCGGCATGTCCCGGGTGGAGACGCTCGCCAAAGGAAGCGTGCGGCTCGTGCTCGATCCGTCGGACCTGACGCCGGGAGCGCTGCAGAAGACGCGCTGGGCGCTGGCCCGCGAGCTCGGCAAGCTCGTCACGCAGCAAGGGCCCGGCGGCTCGCAGCTGGATCATTTCGGCGGCGCCTCGTCCGCTCTGGCCGGCACGGGCGGCCTGCTCGGCGGCGCCTTCGCCGGTCCGGCTTCCGGCAGCAGCCAGTGGCTCTATGCCCGCAAGGACTCGCTCCTGACCGCCTACTACGGCAAGTTCTGGCCGACCGAGGTCGCCTCCGCGGCGCGCGCCGGCAAGCCGATGACGACGCTCTACACCAAGCTGTTCTTCCGCGACGCGAGCGCCTATCAGGCGCAGGAGGACATCGCCGACGCCTGGGCTGCGTTCCTGCTGTACGACAAGCCGGCCAAGCCGGCCGACCGCCGCGACGAGAAGATGCTGTTCTTCTACGCCAAGCCGGAGCTGACCGCCGTCCGCGACCAGTTCCGCAGCGGGGTCGGCCTCTCCAAGTCGTATCCGAAAACGACGACCTTCGCCGATCTGATCGGTCCGCGCACCTGGTAG
- a CDS encoding ABC transporter permease: MSARSRNFFLVPYALWIALFVAAPIALIAYRSLFDVEGALTLDNYARFFTPVYLRMTLSSFWYSLLITLFSLLIAYPAAWALTRAKHKQLWLLLIILPTWINLLLKVYAFLGIFGTYGSVNKLLEFIGIGTQQILFTDFSFVFVSVYIFIPFMILPIFNALEELNPSLVFAARDLGASAWTTFAKVVFPLTIDGVKAGCQAVFIPALSLFMITRLVAGNRVITLGTAIEQHFLVTQDWGMGSTIAVFLILVMVAIMFAAGQRKGVTR; this comes from the coding sequence GTGTCCGCCCGCAGCCGCAACTTTTTCCTCGTGCCGTACGCGCTGTGGATCGCGCTGTTCGTCGCGGCGCCGATCGCGCTCATCGCGTACCGCTCGCTGTTCGACGTGGAGGGCGCGCTGACGCTCGACAATTATGCGCGCTTCTTCACCCCGGTGTACCTGCGGATGACGCTCAGCTCGTTCTGGTACTCGCTGCTGATTACGCTGTTCTCGCTGCTCATCGCCTACCCGGCGGCTTGGGCGCTGACGCGCGCCAAGCACAAGCAGCTGTGGCTGCTGCTCATCATCCTGCCGACGTGGATCAACCTGCTGCTCAAGGTGTACGCGTTCCTCGGCATCTTCGGCACGTACGGCTCGGTCAACAAGCTGCTCGAGTTCATCGGTATCGGCACGCAGCAGATCCTGTTCACCGACTTCAGCTTCGTGTTCGTGTCGGTGTACATCTTCATCCCGTTCATGATCCTGCCGATCTTCAACGCGCTCGAGGAGCTCAATCCGTCGCTCGTATTCGCCGCGCGCGATCTCGGCGCCTCGGCGTGGACGACGTTCGCCAAGGTCGTCTTCCCGCTGACGATCGACGGCGTCAAGGCCGGCTGCCAGGCCGTCTTCATCCCGGCGCTGTCGCTGTTCATGATTACGCGCCTCGTCGCCGGCAACCGCGTCATCACGCTCGGCACGGCGATCGAGCAGCATTTCCTCGTCACCCAGGACTGGGGCATGGGCTCGACGATCGCGGTGTTCCTCATCCTCGTCATGGTCGCGATCATGTTCGCCGCCGGACAGCGCAAGGGGGTGACCCGATGA